A genomic window from Chanos chanos chromosome 14, fChaCha1.1, whole genome shotgun sequence includes:
- the LOC115827324 gene encoding spermatogenesis-associated protein 16-like, which translates to MDNSAGVSVLLGPKAMPEPSANPAREDLNNNPLSSFGEQCQNRRKRKRTDRVRASRKKRNAARKRDGWSPDEIAGAGNEESSLRPLPRIPLKSMKEAEANLAFGDEQDITHKAPASAAATQLKCQSCEIVGLPSGPNLGFLPQIDKWLNVALQDGSSHYRQKKYAVAVSRFTTALELCSKGSVLEEPCDADYEDVAKVVSFIESRLVACYLRMKRPDLALLHSHRSIRSDPIYFRNHLRQAMVYRLLGNPCEAVRSAMIADYVYWLSGGVEEHISKLIKLYWQGLLEEAITMEENFSVLYTPCVGKVTKDFVEQTEETFRNLHPAFSAYIFTDPLTGHLLPQTTDWRTDTSTQSYTLTIGFKRSQDGQFLDKLLLRRCPTFTGLRSPFIHPTSADAGKMCEALGRKILPVLDFIKCTKLDVGFSAGSGLIERLQFADYLGQLSRTKEQSQILEHTLAELGLAPYLQDISPTDASLLQELMAESVDTLEGKRTDHERVWNALQKVGDIEEMLYEMENVYLKNKALRAVRRQQARERRREAKRRWDKSMPKKVPAPVLGEPASWT; encoded by the exons ATGGATAACTCTGCCGGAGTCTCAGTGCTCTTGGGACCCAAAGCGATGCCAGAACCCAGCGCGAACCCGGCGAGAGAGGATCTAAACAACAATCCGTTGTCATCGTTCGGGGAACAGTGCcaaaacagaaggaaaaggaaaagaacagaCAGGGTTCGGGCGAGTCGGAAAAAGAGGAACGCCGCTCGGAAAAGAGACGGATGGTCCCCGGATGAGATTGCAGGGGCGGGAAATGAAGAGAGCTCCCTCCGTCCTCTCCCTCGCATCCCTCTAAAGAGCATGAAGGAGGCCGAAGCGAACCTAGCGTTCGGTGACGAGCAGGACATTACCCACAAGGCCCCAGCCTCCGCAGCTGCCACACAATTAAAGTGTCAAAGCTGTGAAATAGTGGGCCTTCCAAGTGGACCTAATCTGGGCTTTCTGCCTCAAATTGACAAATGGCTGAATGTAGCCCTGCAGGACGGCAGCTCGCACTACAGACAGAAGAAATATGCCGTTGCCGTCAGTCGCTTCACCACTGCGCTTGAG ttgtgcTCTAAAGGTAGTGTTCTGGAAGAGCCTTGCGATGCTGACTATGAAGACGTTGCCAAGGTTGTCAGCTTCATTGAGTCTCGACTAGTTGCCTGCTACCTACGAATGAAGAGGCCTGATCTGGCCCTGCTGCATTCCCACAG GAGCATCCGCTCAGACCCCATCTATTTCCGGAATCATCTTCGACAAGCCATGGTCTATCGATTGCTAGGAAACCCCTGCGAGGCAGTAAG AAGCGCCATGATTGCTGACTATGTCTACTGGCTGTCGGGTGGTGTGGAGGAACACATAAGCAAGCTCATCAAACTGTATTGGCAG ggTTTGCTGGAGGAAGCTATTACAATGGAGGAAAATTTCTCTGTCCTGTACACTCCTTGTGTTGGCAAAGTTACCAAAGACTTTGTCGAGCAGACTGAGGAGACCTTCCGGAATCTTCATCCGGCATTCTCTGCCTACATCTTCACAG ACCCTCTTACAGGTCATTTACTGCCCCAGACTACAGACTGGAGGACAGACACCTCCACCCAAAGCTACACCCTGACCATTGGCTTCAAGAGGAGCCAGGATGGGCAATTTTTGGATAAACTACTTCTCAGAAGATGTCCTACATTTACAG GTCTCAGAAGTCCGTTTATTCATCCAACCTCAGCAGATGCTGGGAAGATGTGTGAGGCTTTGGGGAGGAAGATTCTGCCGGTTCTAGATTTTATTAAGTGCACCAAGTTAGAT GTTGGATTTTCTGCAGGGTCAGGGCTGATAGAGAGACTGCAGTTTGCAGATTACTTGGGCCAGCTTAGCAGAACCAAGGAACAATCCCAAATCCTGGAGCACACGCTAGCCGAGCTGGGGCTAGCACCCTATCTACAGGATATCAGTCCCACAGACGCCAGCCTG CTGCAGGAGCTAATGGCAGAGAGCGTGGACACCCTTGAAGGCAAGCGGACAGATCATGAACGTGTGTGGAATGCACTGCAGAAG GTGGGAGACATCGAGGAGATGCTTTACGAAATGGAGAACGTGTATTTGAAGAATAAAGCTCTCAGGGCCGTCAGGAGACAacaggccagagagaggaggagagaagctAAACGTCGGTGGGACAAGTCCATGCCGAAAAAGGTCCCGGCCCCTGTTCTTGGAGAGCCAGCCTCCTGGACATAG